GGGCCAGGCGCATGACCATGTTGACGATGCGAAACATGCCCTGCATCAAGCTATCGAGCGTGTCCACGAACAGTTTTGCTCGCGGTCCGCAGTGAGCCAACGCGATCCCGAGCAAGATCGAGAACAGCAGGATCTGCAGGACGTTGCCCTTGGCGAAGGCATCGACGATGGTGTCCGGGATGATGTTCATGACGAAGTCCATGAACGAGGCATGCTTAACCGCCGAGGTGTAGGTTGCCAGGCTGGAGGTGTCCAGCGTCGAGACATCGATGTTCATCCCCGCGCCAGGTTTGAACACGTCCACTACCACCAGACCAACCACCAGCGCCAAGGTCGAAACCACTTCGAAGTAAATAAGTGCGCGGAAGCCGACGCGCCCCAGTTCCTTCATGTTTTCCATCCGCGCGATGCCGGTAACCACCGTCAGGAAGATCACAGGGGCCAGCAGCATTTTGATCAGTTTAATGAACGCGTCACCCAGCGGTTTGAGTGCGGTACCTGTCTCGGGAACTAATACACCAATAACGGCACCGAGGACGACGGCAATCAAAACTTGGACGTAGAGTTTTCCTAGAATACGTTTCATAGCGGACCTGCTTTTGTTTTTGTTATCACGAAATGCCTAGAGGCAGGTGACCGTTCACCGCCGCACTGCCTAAGGCGCTATATCGCTTTTGCTGTCCTAGCGTTTGATCATCTCAATCACGGCATCGGTGACTTGGCGGGTTGTGGCCTTACCGCCCAAATCAGGAGTATGCACGCCCGCCTCAGTGACTGCCTCGATGGCCGACATGAGCAGACGCGAAGCGGCGACCTCGCCCAAATGCTCGAGCATCATGGCAGCGGTCCAGAAGGTAGCGATCGGATTGGCCACACCTTTACCGGTGATGTCGAAGGCAGAGCCGTGAATCGGCTCGAACATCGATGGGAATTTGCGTGATGGGTTAAGGTTGGCGGTCGGCGCAATGCCCAGGCTACCGGACAAGGCTGCAGCCAAGTCAGACAGAATGTCGGCATGCAGATTGGTGGCGACAATCACGTCCAGTGTCGACGGTTTAAGCACCATGCGGGTGGTGACTGCATCAACCAGTTCCTTGTCGATCTTGACGTCAGGGAAGTCCTTGGCGACTTCATAAAAGATCTCGTCCCACAGCACCATGCCGTGGCGCTGAGCGTTGGATTTGGTGACCATGGTCAAGTGCTTGCGCGGACGGCTTCGCGCTAATTCGAATGCGAAGCGGTGAATACGCTCGACCCCTACCCGGGTGAACACCGAGACTTCGGTAGCGACCTCTTCCGGTAAGCCACGATGCACACGGCCACCGTTGCCCGAATACTCACCTTCGGAGTTTTCGCGCACCACTACCCAATCAATCTCATGGCCATTATGCAACGGGCTTTTCACCCCCGGCAGGACGCGGGCGGGACGCACGTTGGCGTATTGGTCAAAACCCTGGCAGATCGGCAGACGCAAACCCCAAAGGGAAATGTGATCAGGCACATTAAGGGCGCCGACAGCCCCAAAAAAGATTGAATCGAAGGTTTTCAGCTCTTCCA
The sequence above is a segment of the Pseudomonas sp. MPC6 genome. Coding sequences within it:
- a CDS encoding tartrate dehydrogenase, whose product is MKTYKIAAVPGDGIGIEVIDAGVEVLNALAQRSGAFALDFKHFDWNSDNYLKNGYYIPEGGLEELKTFDSIFFGAVGALNVPDHISLWGLRLPICQGFDQYANVRPARVLPGVKSPLHNGHEIDWVVVRENSEGEYSGNGGRVHRGLPEEVATEVSVFTRVGVERIHRFAFELARSRPRKHLTMVTKSNAQRHGMVLWDEIFYEVAKDFPDVKIDKELVDAVTTRMVLKPSTLDVIVATNLHADILSDLAAALSGSLGIAPTANLNPSRKFPSMFEPIHGSAFDITGKGVANPIATFWTAAMMLEHLGEVAASRLLMSAIEAVTEAGVHTPDLGGKATTRQVTDAVIEMIKR